In Pseudoalteromonas sp. '520P1 No. 423', the following proteins share a genomic window:
- the tssK gene encoding type VI secretion system baseplate subunit TssK → MDLVKQVVWKEGSFISPQHFQQQALHFKSYMQNYAGTQGYSGHYGLSDITVNTDLLKIGKIAVTFCNGLFPDGHYFLLDEEIIIDVPEDAVKKTVYISIPLALKGAPAYGEKNTEATRYLCQTITSYNNTSAQSDSVELEVAKDNVCLSIGKTDMAGYVSFPIARILETRETGEVVFDSSFIPACIHFQASIYLFDKVKMLQSLLQIRAKEVHKRIAVGQESKSEQTLYKDFLWLQTLNRWLPWSDWVKQDMQYSTHQIYRDLTTLSAELSGLTPELPHAFPKLNYDDLYSVFSPIFMKLRSQLSMVLQDSVIEFKWDDQLFEKRRLLRTIINDPDNMSKRRFVMSVESSLSNDEIAQSMPQAATLAGNSNIVELVRNAMSGIELMHLMVAPNELKPKSTATYFEVNTQNNLWQDMLKKGETLNMHIDNRILDLKVTLFALSLG, encoded by the coding sequence TTGGATCTAGTTAAACAAGTTGTATGGAAAGAAGGGAGTTTTATCTCCCCACAACACTTTCAACAGCAAGCGTTGCATTTTAAATCTTATATGCAAAATTATGCAGGCACGCAGGGCTATTCTGGTCACTATGGTTTAAGTGATATCACTGTAAATACTGATTTGCTAAAAATAGGCAAAATAGCCGTTACTTTTTGTAATGGCTTATTTCCTGATGGCCATTACTTTTTACTTGATGAAGAAATTATCATTGATGTACCTGAAGATGCTGTAAAAAAGACGGTATATATATCAATACCATTAGCATTAAAAGGCGCACCAGCATACGGTGAAAAAAACACTGAAGCTACGCGATATTTATGCCAAACAATCACCAGTTATAATAATACTTCAGCACAAAGTGACTCTGTTGAATTAGAGGTCGCCAAAGATAACGTATGTTTATCTATTGGTAAAACTGATATGGCAGGGTACGTATCATTTCCTATCGCACGTATCTTAGAAACACGTGAAACCGGTGAAGTGGTATTTGATAGTAGTTTTATTCCTGCATGTATTCACTTTCAAGCATCAATTTACTTGTTCGATAAAGTTAAAATGCTACAAAGTCTATTACAGATCAGAGCCAAAGAGGTGCATAAACGCATAGCAGTCGGCCAAGAAAGTAAAAGTGAGCAAACCCTATATAAAGACTTCTTATGGCTGCAAACATTAAATAGATGGCTACCATGGAGCGATTGGGTTAAGCAAGATATGCAATACTCAACACACCAGATTTACCGTGATTTAACCACATTATCAGCTGAACTATCAGGATTAACACCTGAGCTACCACATGCATTCCCAAAACTTAATTATGATGACTTATATAGCGTATTTAGTCCGATATTTATGAAATTACGTAGTCAGCTGAGCATGGTGTTACAAGATTCAGTCATTGAATTTAAATGGGATGACCAACTATTTGAAAAACGCAGGCTATTACGCACGATAATTAATGATCCTGACAATATGAGTAAACGTCGCTTTGTCATGAGCGTAGAATCTTCATTATCTAATGATGAAATAGCACAAAGCATGCCGCAAGCTGCGACTTTAGCAGGTAATAGTAATATTGTAGAACTCGTTCGTAATGCCATGTCAGGTATCGAGTTGATGCATTTAATGGTTGCACCAAATGAATTAAAACCAAAATCAACTGCGACTTACTTTGAAGTCAATACTCAAAATAATTTATGGCAAGATATGCTCAAAAAAGGAGAAACTCTAAATATGCATATAGACAATCGCATACTAGATTTAAAAGTAACCTTATTTGCATTGTCATTAGGGTAA
- the icmH gene encoding type IVB secretion system protein IcmH/DotU, with protein MPDINCPTIPIDFSDKIQKEQSLFNYNDNALYNLSVPLLSIILTLSRLPKPENLALFKNLLKQHIVNLSEQGKNLDYPSAVIDKLCCLHCIVLDEFIIHGAWGDDAGWENNTLLSELFGLKNGGDLFFTITDKALKQAAKMQGLLELSYVFLQMGFKGRYRSRQSDQLGVITKQIHQSIDNPDKTAGILLKDAPIAKSLFLKNGARYFSFTVVILLTLTLVFAFFDYWFKETYELRSKEFNELQKVTANYILNTQTKDIIYISTDEDIHAVKNLTQTHSAAEPISNTVSGYKHNDLDLTQVETIKPSNFRVQLASFSSQANANKYLNKLSNSNYVLSIMPIGSYFIVYSTAQTVSDSKVQQKYFKDNYQISTVRVEIEDNGNQQ; from the coding sequence ATGCCTGATATAAATTGCCCAACAATACCGATAGATTTTAGCGATAAAATACAAAAAGAGCAGTCATTGTTTAATTATAATGACAATGCACTTTATAACTTAAGTGTGCCGCTTTTATCTATCATTTTAACTTTGTCTCGCTTACCTAAGCCTGAAAATCTAGCGTTATTTAAAAACTTATTAAAGCAACATATTGTAAATTTAAGTGAACAAGGCAAAAACCTTGACTATCCATCAGCAGTGATAGATAAGCTATGTTGCTTACATTGTATCGTGTTAGATGAGTTTATCATTCATGGTGCCTGGGGCGATGATGCTGGATGGGAAAATAACACACTTTTAAGTGAGCTATTTGGTTTAAAAAATGGTGGAGACTTATTTTTTACCATTACAGACAAAGCATTAAAACAAGCAGCAAAAATGCAAGGGCTGCTTGAACTGAGTTATGTGTTCTTACAAATGGGTTTTAAAGGTAGATATCGTTCTAGGCAGTCAGATCAATTAGGTGTAATCACCAAACAAATCCATCAGTCTATCGATAACCCTGACAAAACTGCTGGCATCTTATTAAAAGATGCACCAATTGCTAAATCACTCTTTTTAAAAAATGGTGCGCGATATTTTTCATTTACGGTCGTGATTTTATTAACACTCACCTTAGTCTTTGCCTTTTTTGATTACTGGTTTAAAGAAACTTATGAGCTGCGCTCAAAAGAGTTTAATGAATTACAAAAAGTCACAGCTAATTATATTTTAAATACGCAAACTAAAGATATTATCTACATCAGTACCGATGAAGACATACATGCCGTTAAAAATTTAACACAAACACATTCTGCAGCTGAACCAATTTCTAATACTGTGTCAGGGTATAAACATAACGATCTAGATTTAACCCAAGTAGAAACAATTAAGCCTAGCAATTTTAGAGTGCAACTCGCATCTTTTTCATCACAGGCCAATGCAAATAAATATCTAAATAAATTATCAAACAGCAATTACGTACTTTCTATCATGCCTATCGGGTCATATTTTATTGTTTACAGTACAGCCCAAACAGTAAGCGACTCTAAAGTACAGCAAAAATATTTTAAGGATAATTACCAAATATCAACAGTTAGAGTTGAAATTGAAGATAATGGTAACCAACAATGA
- a CDS encoding type VI secretion protein IcmF/TssM N-terminal domain-containing protein has protein sequence MMTFTLTKKHLIGSILFSLFTGFSLAWWLVPNLGWMFASAAILILITSCILWFLNRDNATIKQQKNLEKQDGKLVKTMFSLFMTGLKDRGMIKRKYRLPWYLYITNDLKSDDAVLTQMGFRNNTNSAISEKLPVSIWLKNDAVVLTVEISDQDRRSLNCLKLLLKQAKKFRSRQTLNGIMISQSVDNLISNNKNNAQQITSDLRLVIDETQSLCGQKLPIYVLFNQMAGLSDFCQFFASLDEEQLNGNFGALNVKNANLGKFSISWFEKAYDTICKRMGQTTLTALDSQLSEQFRRSVVAAPVQLKQIQPDIGYFLEQLFTAKNYEFRGFFFTNTQQVSQATDPLTKQIAYQLGFNEMLQSDNVKLPHSIFISQLFDKMIRPEAGLAGININSKRLFWGFQISYSLAILTIVISAIALLKVNFDHYQPLNEKTLQQLKRYKNVVRKSPYDIEELVLNVNNLQMIRNIYIDYSRPTPFYISDMIPNPQLSQSVKEAYHNELKDVLLPSLVHYLEDELFVYEMLGDSLQTAKLLNLNEELQLHDKKSWDHLKTYYKQSFIKEGHSEENTLKNLIVLMDDLHALGVPKVDLNQTLITQSKASINKINTTKVLFEYINELPEFSSMVDISSELGNNFPDLYQFKNESQNQFIPMIFTPQGFAGMNLNADSDLIQSLIDNNKSLLGHSLNDFEIDNIAKSLQRYYQREYVQYWVDFIDGITLKSINNENLMHALSLMSSKTNAPQNRLYDAISYYTSPQIAIKKAEKSELEKKEQAVESLLKPVNEQVIMANNIKAEFSVYHRFVKKDDKGLSELIHLHDNITQVAIWFKDIQDNKDIGAYLFEQLTSNKKDQSLYQLAKMQLSIPKIDLHISGIINTINQQVNTSVSKHVNKIWQKQISNPFNLQFANKFPFNLKSQNNVSFKLFNKYFKPEGVFDKFNSLMLNKFSQTDQGLVLNGFTQDSQLSISSDIDKKFNDLKIIQQTLYQENGNQASISFQLKTNSMSASLLNFELFSQRTLFNYEHGPKLWKNYVWPEFTTQNPLLTIFTDTQNKKVTKEYKSDWAWLRLVYKYYQTGNENTQIKIVEDKSQVTLSLLVESENNPFEPHFFSKIKFPEKLL, from the coding sequence ATGATGACTTTTACGCTCACAAAAAAACACCTGATAGGTAGTATTTTATTTTCTTTATTTACGGGGTTTTCTCTGGCTTGGTGGCTAGTTCCTAACCTTGGTTGGATGTTTGCTTCTGCCGCTATTTTAATCTTAATTACTAGCTGTATTTTATGGTTTTTAAATCGTGATAACGCAACGATAAAACAACAAAAGAATCTTGAAAAACAAGACGGTAAACTTGTAAAAACCATGTTTTCGCTCTTTATGACAGGCCTAAAAGACCGGGGAATGATCAAAAGAAAATATCGTTTACCTTGGTATTTATATATAACAAATGATCTAAAAAGCGATGATGCCGTTTTAACACAAATGGGTTTTAGAAATAATACAAATTCAGCCATCAGTGAAAAACTGCCGGTTTCAATTTGGCTTAAAAATGATGCTGTAGTATTAACAGTTGAGATATCAGATCAAGACAGACGTTCATTAAACTGCCTAAAGTTATTACTTAAACAAGCTAAAAAGTTTAGGTCTCGTCAAACCTTAAATGGCATAATGATCAGTCAATCTGTTGATAACCTGATCAGTAATAATAAAAATAATGCCCAACAGATCACTAGTGATTTACGTTTAGTGATAGATGAAACACAAAGCTTATGCGGTCAAAAACTGCCAATTTATGTATTATTTAATCAAATGGCAGGCCTATCTGATTTTTGCCAATTTTTTGCTTCTTTAGATGAAGAACAACTTAATGGTAACTTTGGTGCCTTAAATGTTAAAAATGCAAATCTTGGTAAGTTTTCTATCAGTTGGTTTGAAAAAGCTTATGACACTATTTGTAAGCGAATGGGACAAACTACTTTAACAGCATTAGATAGCCAATTAAGCGAACAATTTAGACGCTCTGTGGTCGCAGCACCCGTTCAGTTAAAACAAATTCAACCTGATATAGGTTATTTTTTAGAACAATTATTTACAGCAAAAAACTATGAGTTTAGGGGGTTCTTTTTTACCAATACACAACAGGTATCACAAGCAACCGATCCATTAACTAAACAAATTGCTTATCAACTAGGTTTTAATGAAATGCTACAAAGTGATAATGTAAAATTACCACACAGTATCTTCATTAGTCAGTTATTTGATAAAATGATTCGCCCTGAAGCAGGATTAGCGGGCATAAACATAAATAGCAAACGTCTATTTTGGGGTTTTCAGATCAGTTATAGTCTGGCTATTTTGACAATCGTTATATCAGCCATTGCACTTTTAAAAGTCAATTTTGATCATTACCAACCTTTAAATGAAAAAACACTACAGCAACTTAAACGCTATAAAAATGTCGTACGAAAATCACCTTATGATATTGAAGAGCTTGTACTTAATGTAAATAACTTACAAATGATCAGAAATATCTACATTGATTATAGCAGGCCTACACCATTTTATATCTCAGATATGATCCCCAACCCTCAATTATCACAATCAGTAAAAGAAGCTTACCACAATGAGCTTAAAGACGTTTTATTACCCTCTTTAGTGCATTACCTAGAAGATGAGTTATTTGTTTACGAAATGCTTGGTGACAGCCTTCAAACAGCAAAACTATTAAACTTAAATGAAGAATTACAACTGCACGATAAAAAGTCATGGGATCATTTAAAAACGTACTACAAGCAATCTTTTATTAAAGAAGGTCACTCAGAAGAAAATACATTAAAAAACTTAATTGTATTAATGGATGATTTGCACGCATTAGGTGTACCTAAAGTAGACCTTAATCAGACTTTAATTACGCAATCTAAGGCCAGTATCAATAAGATAAACACCACTAAAGTGTTATTTGAATATATTAATGAACTTCCAGAATTTTCATCTATGGTAGATATTAGTAGTGAGCTCGGCAATAACTTTCCCGATCTGTATCAATTTAAAAATGAGTCTCAAAATCAATTTATACCTATGATTTTTACGCCTCAAGGATTTGCAGGCATGAATTTGAATGCTGATTCTGACTTAATACAAAGCCTAATTGATAATAACAAATCACTTTTAGGCCATTCATTAAATGATTTTGAAATTGATAATATTGCTAAAAGCTTACAACGATACTATCAAAGAGAATATGTTCAATATTGGGTAGATTTTATTGATGGTATTACGCTTAAATCTATCAATAACGAAAATTTGATGCATGCCCTATCTTTAATGTCATCAAAAACTAATGCACCTCAAAATCGGTTATATGATGCAATTAGCTATTATACCTCGCCTCAGATTGCCATAAAAAAAGCTGAGAAGTCTGAACTTGAGAAAAAAGAGCAGGCTGTAGAGTCATTATTAAAGCCTGTCAATGAGCAAGTTATTATGGCGAATAATATTAAAGCCGAATTCAGTGTTTATCATAGATTTGTGAAAAAAGACGATAAAGGTCTCAGTGAACTCATTCATTTACACGATAACATTACGCAAGTTGCAATTTGGTTTAAAGATATTCAAGACAATAAAGATATCGGTGCATATTTATTTGAACAACTGACTTCAAATAAGAAAGACCAAAGTCTATACCAACTTGCAAAAATGCAATTGTCTATTCCTAAAATTGATTTACACATCTCTGGTATTATTAATACAATTAACCAACAAGTGAATACATCTGTTTCAAAACACGTGAATAAAATTTGGCAAAAACAGATCAGTAATCCATTTAACTTACAATTTGCCAATAAGTTTCCGTTTAACTTAAAAAGTCAAAACAATGTTAGTTTTAAGCTATTTAATAAATACTTTAAACCAGAGGGTGTGTTTGATAAGTTTAATAGCTTAATGTTAAATAAATTCTCTCAAACTGACCAAGGCCTAGTTTTAAATGGCTTTACACAAGACAGTCAGTTAAGTATTTCATCTGATATAGATAAAAAATTTAATGATTTAAAAATCATTCAACAAACTTTATATCAAGAAAATGGCAATCAAGCGTCGATATCTTTTCAGTTAAAAACAAACTCAATGTCTGCTTCATTATTAAATTTTGAGCTCTTCTCGCAAAGAACCTTATTTAATTATGAACATGGCCCGAAACTTTGGAAAAACTACGTTTGGCCTGAATTTACGACTCAAAACCCACTGTTAACCATTTTTACAGATACACAAAATAAAAAGGTAACTAAGGAATATAAAAGTGATTGGGCATGGTTACGTTTAGTTTATAAGTACTATCAAACAGGTAATGAAAACACACAAATAAAGATAGTTGAGGATAAATCTCAAGTAACTTTATCTTTATTAGTAGAAAGTGAAAACAACCCGTTTGAGCCTCACTTCTTTAGTAAGATAAAGTTTCCTGAAAAACTACTTTAA
- a CDS encoding serine hydrolase, whose protein sequence is MLFIKKMSQVLISFILLCGLNFTSNADNHLAMEVVNETQIKIEKVVNSYTSNNAFEGVILVAKSEKIVFEKAYGFADRVDNQKTTAAHAFGLASLSKPITATLMLKLEEQGKLKLTDTLADHFLEFKNNFGRKVTLHQLLSHTSGLPDHFAINGWFDVNFHKQTSEQAFINMIAKLSPKFAPGADYLYSNLGYFLVGKVIEKATGKSYSESLKNNILRPLNMNKSGVASGFELSSGIVKGYQWDKKGGYHEQVAKDMNLFGAGSAIYASAKDLHRFDLALYGEQLINEQSKTRLFNPKISYSWRVGKVPVSKKQNVNVHMYDGQFDGYSSMMTRFIDDKHSIIILSNVGISYFLKQQLTFDIADVLYNQPLKNRENDVSLILIKSLIAGTFEQTLTGLEAKKGEYNFNEASLSELAYQILWSGLGNESLKLFSFITNTFVDSLKAKTNLERACNHHVTNGLLNKRGICK, encoded by the coding sequence ATGTTATTTATAAAAAAAATGAGTCAAGTGTTAATAAGTTTTATCTTACTGTGTGGCCTTAATTTTACATCAAATGCAGATAATCATTTAGCAATGGAGGTGGTGAATGAAACACAAATTAAAATTGAAAAGGTTGTAAATAGCTACACTTCTAATAATGCTTTTGAAGGCGTGATTTTGGTCGCCAAATCAGAAAAGATTGTTTTTGAGAAAGCCTATGGTTTTGCTGACCGAGTCGACAATCAAAAAACAACAGCTGCCCACGCTTTTGGACTTGCATCGCTTAGCAAACCTATTACAGCAACATTAATGCTCAAACTTGAGGAGCAAGGCAAGCTAAAGTTAACTGATACGTTAGCTGATCACTTCCTTGAATTTAAAAATAACTTTGGTCGAAAGGTCACTTTGCATCAGCTACTAAGCCACACATCCGGTTTACCTGATCACTTTGCCATTAATGGTTGGTTTGATGTGAATTTTCATAAGCAAACTTCAGAGCAAGCATTTATTAATATGATAGCCAAACTTTCCCCAAAATTTGCTCCTGGAGCAGATTACCTTTATTCAAATTTAGGATATTTCCTAGTAGGCAAAGTAATAGAAAAAGCGACAGGTAAATCTTATTCAGAGAGTTTAAAAAATAATATATTACGGCCTTTAAACATGAATAAGTCAGGTGTCGCCAGTGGTTTTGAACTAAGTTCTGGTATTGTAAAAGGCTATCAATGGGATAAGAAGGGCGGCTATCATGAGCAAGTAGCAAAAGATATGAATTTATTTGGTGCTGGTTCTGCGATTTATGCAAGTGCAAAGGATCTTCATAGGTTTGATTTAGCTTTATATGGTGAACAATTGATCAATGAGCAAAGTAAAACGCGCTTATTTAATCCTAAAATTTCATATAGCTGGCGTGTTGGCAAGGTACCCGTTAGTAAAAAACAAAATGTAAATGTTCATATGTATGATGGTCAATTTGATGGCTATAGTTCTATGATGACACGTTTTATAGATGATAAGCATAGTATTATTATTTTGAGCAATGTGGGAATAAGCTACTTTTTAAAACAGCAACTTACATTTGATATTGCAGATGTATTGTATAATCAGCCACTTAAAAACCGTGAAAATGATGTATCTCTGATTTTAATAAAAAGCCTTATAGCAGGAACTTTTGAGCAGACTTTGACTGGTTTAGAGGCTAAAAAAGGAGAATATAATTTTAATGAGGCAAGTTTATCTGAGTTGGCTTATCAAATACTTTGGAGCGGCCTTGGCAATGAGTCACTAAAGTTATTCTCTTTCATTACCAATACTTTTGTTGATTCTTTGAAAGCAAAAACTAATCTAGAACGTGCATGTAATCATCATGTAACCAATGGTTTATTGAATAAGCGAGGGATCTGTAAATAA
- a CDS encoding amidohydrolase family protein, protein MAEDGAICVKVFIEDGFGHNNDWPLISKQLLQRVRAAATKHGLMMMAHANAFDMQQIAIASDVDVIAHGIWNWLDFNRQPAIPKDIRILLDEIINKGMIFQPTFSVMDGLKNITINDTMADPLYKKVVSTNALNWYQSKAGQWFKEIVLGDYDNMPLEKIHQNQDRKIFQGEKVVQYLKENGLPMVLASDTPSAPLYVSQPGYSTYKELQHLFKAGLNYKEVLAAATINNAKAFGLDDKYGTVEPGKVANLLLLNQNPLLTIDAYNAIDKVIVKGIAINRESLAVK, encoded by the coding sequence ATGGCTGAAGATGGTGCTATTTGCGTCAAAGTGTTTATCGAAGATGGTTTTGGCCATAACAATGATTGGCCGCTGATCAGCAAGCAGTTATTACAACGGGTAAGGGCTGCGGCAACTAAGCATGGTTTAATGATGATGGCACATGCCAATGCATTTGATATGCAACAGATTGCAATTGCGTCAGATGTTGATGTGATTGCCCATGGCATTTGGAATTGGCTCGACTTTAATCGCCAGCCAGCTATTCCTAAAGATATTAGGATTTTGTTAGACGAAATTATTAACAAAGGTATGATTTTTCAACCAACCTTTAGTGTAATGGATGGCTTAAAAAATATCACTATCAATGACACTATGGCAGATCCGCTCTATAAAAAAGTGGTTTCAACAAATGCACTTAATTGGTATCAAAGTAAAGCAGGGCAATGGTTTAAAGAAATTGTCCTTGGTGATTACGATAATATGCCTTTAGAAAAAATTCATCAAAACCAAGATCGTAAAATCTTTCAAGGAGAAAAGGTTGTTCAATATTTAAAAGAAAATGGTTTACCTATGGTGCTGGCAAGCGATACACCTTCGGCACCTTTATATGTATCTCAGCCAGGTTATTCAACATACAAGGAGTTACAGCATTTGTTTAAAGCGGGTTTAAATTATAAAGAAGTTTTAGCCGCAGCAACAATCAATAATGCTAAAGCTTTTGGCTTAGATGATAAATATGGCACAGTCGAACCCGGTAAAGTCGCTAATTTACTTCTACTTAATCAAAATCCATTGCTCACTATAGATGCTTACAATGCAATCGATAAAGTGATTGTAAAAGGCATAGCAATCAATCGTGAATCATTGGCTGTTAAATAA
- the tnpB gene encoding IS66 family insertion sequence element accessory protein TnpB (TnpB, as the term is used for proteins encoded by IS66 family insertion elements, is considered an accessory protein, since TnpC, encoded by a neighboring gene, is a DDE family transposase.), producing MKMFVDVPKVFLHRDFVDFRKSINGLVGIVEYELALDVNTGTLFVFCNKAKDKLKILYWDKTGFALWYKRLEKQKFKWPSKISTQEFTLSSEQLQWLLS from the coding sequence ATGAAAATGTTTGTTGATGTGCCGAAGGTGTTTTTACATCGTGATTTTGTTGATTTTAGAAAATCCATCAATGGACTCGTTGGTATTGTGGAATATGAACTTGCTCTTGATGTTAATACTGGTACGCTATTTGTATTTTGTAATAAAGCGAAAGATAAACTTAAAATTCTGTATTGGGATAAAACAGGTTTTGCATTGTGGTACAAACGACTTGAGAAACAAAAGTTCAAATGGCCTAGTAAAATATCGACTCAAGAATTTACATTGAGTTCAGAGCAGCTTCAATGGTTATTATCATGA
- a CDS encoding LysR substrate-binding domain-containing protein, whose amino-acid sequence MQSGKVHLAIAFPDYIPNSYHLIKLFEEHHVCVAPPNSKLLTSNPSLKEIANYPSIIASPSRPNFKGSIDDWFKPFGLERNIVVLAPCFSIVPMYLETTDSMHFYPLERSKG is encoded by the coding sequence ATGCAAAGTGGTAAAGTACATTTGGCAATCGCCTTTCCTGACTATATTCCTAATAGCTACCATTTAATTAAGCTATTTGAAGAACATCATGTGTGTGTTGCGCCTCCCAATTCAAAATTATTAACTTCAAATCCTTCACTAAAAGAAATAGCAAATTATCCTTCAATTATTGCATCTCCTTCACGCCCTAACTTTAAAGGTTCTATTGACGATTGGTTTAAGCCGTTTGGCTTAGAACGAAATATTGTTGTTTTAGCGCCATGTTTTTCGATTGTGCCTATGTACCTTGAAACTACGGACTCTATGCATTTTTACCCTCTAGAGCGATCCAAGGGCTAA